In Neokomagataea tanensis, one genomic interval encodes:
- a CDS encoding type III pantothenate kinase — MLLVIDSGNTNVVFALHDGNEWRGQWRISANDSRTADEYAVWFYGLLGQVGLSTAEVERAIIGTVVPAALYDLRRFCRKWLKVEPLVAHSRLDWGIDVLVDNPDELGADRRLNGLAAKHFFGGPAVVVDFGTATTFDVINAQGQYCGGAIAPGVNLSSEALHRAAARLPRMSIGRPIAVIGRNTSIAMRSGLFWGYVGLVEGIVRRIADEMDDRPQVIATGGLAPLFSEGTDLFDVMAPDLTLDGLRLLADRNVSADCTNSSGRA; from the coding sequence GTGCTTCTCGTCATTGATTCAGGTAATACTAACGTTGTGTTTGCGTTGCATGACGGGAATGAATGGCGCGGGCAATGGCGTATTTCTGCGAATGATAGTCGCACGGCTGATGAATACGCAGTTTGGTTTTATGGTTTGCTTGGACAAGTTGGTTTGAGCACAGCTGAAGTGGAACGGGCCATAATCGGAACCGTAGTTCCCGCAGCTTTATACGACTTAAGACGTTTTTGCCGGAAATGGCTGAAGGTCGAGCCCTTGGTGGCTCATTCGCGCTTGGACTGGGGAATCGACGTTCTAGTTGATAATCCAGATGAGCTTGGAGCTGACAGACGGCTAAATGGTCTGGCCGCGAAACATTTTTTTGGTGGTCCAGCTGTTGTTGTTGATTTTGGTACGGCAACGACATTTGATGTCATTAATGCGCAAGGCCAATATTGCGGCGGCGCAATTGCTCCGGGTGTTAATTTATCGAGTGAGGCCTTGCATCGCGCCGCAGCGCGCTTGCCTCGTATGAGCATCGGACGGCCTATTGCCGTGATTGGCCGAAATACAAGCATTGCGATGCGTTCGGGTCTTTTTTGGGGTTATGTCGGCTTGGTCGAGGGAATTGTCCGCCGCATAGCAGACGAAATGGATGACCGCCCACAAGTGATCGCAACGGGCGGTCTGGCGCCCTTGTTTTCTGAAGGCACAGATCTTTTTGACGTGATGGCCCCGGATCTTACCTTGGATGGCCTCCGTCTCCTGGCAGACCGCAATGTGTCTGCCGACTGCACAAATTCTTCCGGTCGCGCTTAA
- a CDS encoding HU family DNA-binding protein, producing the protein MEKPLNKQELIAAVADAAELPKAKASEVVDAVFGTIENALANKQEVRLVGFGSFVTATRKAAKGRNPRTGEEIDIPASTSVRFKPGKGLKDAVS; encoded by the coding sequence ATGGAGAAGCCCCTTAACAAGCAAGAACTGATTGCTGCTGTTGCCGATGCCGCTGAGCTTCCCAAAGCAAAGGCGAGCGAAGTCGTTGACGCAGTATTCGGCACGATCGAGAACGCCCTAGCGAACAAGCAAGAAGTACGTCTGGTTGGCTTTGGTAGCTTTGTAACCGCAACGCGTAAGGCAGCTAAGGGCCGCAACCCGCGTACGGGCGAAGAGATCGATATTCCTGCGTCTACTTCTGTTCGTTTCAAGCCCGGTAAGGGCCTGAAGGATGCAGTAAGCTAA
- a CDS encoding biotin--[acetyl-CoA-carboxylase] ligase, with protein MSWKFEVHEELGSTSDLCKSYAESSSQDKIAVQALRQTGGRGTRGRQWVDPGGNLAISFLLRPNAFQDFLMAVPFLVALAVHDAVTEHCGHFLNSASLQLKWPNDLLLNKRKLAGILIETGGTTEGQNGWVVIGIGVNVASAPEIPGRELAALADLGGVWDVEELGRKIGGALDIRFAEWIEGGFDAVRTEWLKLAHPVGHRLAVRRGEIYIEGEFSGLDQMGRLLLTCSNGETIPVVTGEILLG; from the coding sequence ATGAGTTGGAAATTTGAAGTCCATGAAGAGCTAGGCTCTACATCGGACTTGTGTAAATCCTACGCCGAAAGCAGTTCTCAAGATAAAATAGCGGTTCAAGCTTTACGCCAGACTGGCGGCCGTGGAACGCGAGGCCGGCAATGGGTCGATCCGGGCGGAAATCTGGCGATTTCTTTTTTGCTGCGTCCAAATGCTTTTCAAGATTTTTTGATGGCTGTCCCATTTTTGGTAGCATTAGCCGTACACGATGCGGTTACTGAACATTGCGGTCATTTCCTGAATTCGGCTTCTTTGCAGTTGAAGTGGCCGAACGATCTCCTCCTCAATAAACGTAAATTAGCAGGTATCCTGATCGAAACCGGTGGCACGACGGAGGGCCAGAACGGTTGGGTTGTTATCGGGATAGGGGTTAATGTCGCGTCTGCGCCTGAGATACCGGGGCGTGAGCTGGCTGCGTTGGCTGATTTGGGCGGCGTGTGGGATGTTGAAGAATTAGGGCGCAAAATAGGGGGCGCGCTTGATATACGCTTCGCCGAGTGGATTGAGGGCGGTTTTGACGCTGTTCGTACAGAATGGTTGAAACTTGCACACCCTGTTGGGCATCGTCTTGCAGTTCGGCGCGGTGAAATCTATATTGAGGGCGAATTCTCTGGCCTCGATCAGATGGGGCGGTTGTTATTGACTTGTTCGAACGGTGAAACCATTCCGGTGGTGACCGGCGAAATCTTGCTGGGCTGA